DNA from Rhizobacter sp. J219:
GACAACGGCGCCGACCCGACGCTCGGCCCGCTGCTGCTGCCGCCACCGAAGCACGGCACGCGCATCCGCTTCGTCGACATCCCGCCCGACACCGCCGACTTCGAGTTGAACGGTGCGAAGCGGATGAAGGAGGCCTTCGCGCAGATCGGCGACGAGAAGGCGTCGACGGTCCGAGCCGACTCGCCGCACCCGCTGATGCACCGCACCGAATCGATCGACTACGGCATCGTGATCGAAGGCGAGATGACGCTCGTGCTCGACCGCGGCGAAGCGCTGCTCAAGCCCGGCAGCGTGGTCGTGCAGCGCGGCACCAACCACGCCTGGGCCAATCGGTCGGACAGGCCCTGCCGCATGCTCTTCATCCTGGTTGACGGGTGCTACGACCCGTCGATCGCGCAAGCCTTGGCCAAGCAGGAATGACACGATGAAATTCGCGACCCTGAAAGACGGAACGCTGGACGGCCGGCTCGTGGTGGTCTCGCGCGACCTCGCGCGCGCCGTCGCGGTGCCCGACATCGCGACGAGCCTCATCGATGCACTGCAGCGCTGGGACGATGTGCACGACGCGCTGATCGACGTCTCGAAGGCACTCGACGGCGGCCGTGCCCCGGGCGCCTTCGCGTTCGACCCACGCGCCTGCACTGCCCCGCTGCCCCGCAGCCCCCAGTGGCTCGATG
Protein-coding regions in this window:
- a CDS encoding cupin domain-containing protein, whose amino-acid sequence is MSFPPIHRVVTGHDGDGQGIVISDGPLPTVAEIKAIPGTVFHEVWSTQGAPARVDNGADPTLGPLLLPPPKHGTRIRFVDIPPDTADFELNGAKRMKEAFAQIGDEKASTVRADSPHPLMHRTESIDYGIVIEGEMTLVLDRGEALLKPGSVVVQRGTNHAWANRSDRPCRMLFILVDGCYDPSIAQALAKQE